A single region of the Vicia villosa cultivar HV-30 ecotype Madison, WI linkage group LG4, Vvil1.0, whole genome shotgun sequence genome encodes:
- the LOC131597176 gene encoding uncharacterized protein LOC131597176, whose product MDDAIIWPYDKSKRYTVKSFYKILNLYSRGSELAEHRKIGLGFVWGATVPSKVKFFGWRLLMDRLPTRKQLRKRGIILQQQDAVCVFCHLEEEDINHLMLSCATLKPLWRKICSWLELDMPTNLDCCSHMLSCIEKMSGKMARNRAGAVWLTICWGIWKYRNDIVFNNAVVDIDELFVLIIFSSWWWLAIDSRDRILSSFYDWFHNPFLCL is encoded by the coding sequence ATGGACGACGCGATCATTTGGCCTTACGACAAATCAAAAAGGTACACTGTTAAATCCTTTTACAAAATTCTGAATCTGTATTCTAGGGGCTCTGAGCTGGCCGAACATAGGAAGATTGGGTTGGGATTCGTTTGGGGGGCAACCGTTCCCTCTAAAGTGAAATTCTTTGGCTGGAGGCTACTGATGGATAGGCTGCCAACAAGAAAACAACTCCGTAAGCGAGGTATTATCTTACAGCAGCAGGACGCCGTATGTGTTTTCTGTCATTTGGAAGAGGAGGACATTAATCACTTAATGCTGAGTTGCGCCACCTTGAAACCGTTGTGGAGGAAGATATGTTCATGGCTAGAATTAGACATGCCCACAAATCTCGATTGCTGCAGTCATATGCTCTCTTGCATTGAGAAAATGTCAGGAAAAATGGCCAGGAATAGGGCGGGTGCTGTCTGGTTAACAATTTGTTGGGGAATTTGGAAGTACCGTAATGATATTGTTTTCAACAATGCGGTAGTCGACATTGATGAACTGTTCGTGTTGATTATCTTTTCGTCTTGGTGGTGGTTAGCAATTGACTCTAGGGATAGAATATTGAGtagtttttatgattggtttcaCAATCCTTTTTTGTGCTTGTGA